The Triticum dicoccoides isolate Atlit2015 ecotype Zavitan chromosome 6A, WEW_v2.0, whole genome shotgun sequence genome has a window encoding:
- the LOC119314798 gene encoding L10-interacting MYB domain-containing protein-like isoform X1: MSSSGSAEWTNENTRIIVELFVKQVKAGNMPSTHLTPSAYDEVGKEFLMRTGLEYTPKQVRNKWTKLKREYNTFKKLKLRETGGGWDFEKNTVKQDNEWWKKAKVDLPGCGKFKKHGLRNEEGLRILFEDISVDGTDHWNPASGLPPPSSSALKTTLNVDEITDLDLEDDTEEQPSPTVASSSKMRLGVTIPEKNKKPKTAQVMQEEIRKISSIAQASHTSFQSFLKKDETVSVASTMDLVPDCGVIDGTDEHFIATELFLKREQREMFLHMTSDSRKGCQFRQVLPCRCRVS; the protein is encoded by the exons ATGTCGTCAAGTGGGTCTGCCGAATGGACCAATGAGAATACTCGGATTATCGTGGAGTTGTTTGTGAAACAAGTGAAGGCTGGAAACATGCCAAGCACTCATTTGACACCCAGTGCATATGATGAGGTGGGAAAGGAATTCTTGATGAGAACTGGACTTGAGTACACACCAAAGCAAGTGAGGAACAAATGGACCAAGCTAAAACGTGAGTACAACACATTCAAGAAGCTCAAGTTGCGCGAGACTGGAGGGGGTTGGGACTTTGAGAAAAACACTGTGAAACAAGATAATGAGTGGTGGAAAAAGGCAAAAGTT GACCTCCCAGGTTGTGGCAAGTTCAAGAAGCATGGACTTCGTAATGAAGAAGGTTTGCGCATCTTGTTTGAGGATATCAGTGTTGATGGCACTGACCATTGGAACCCTGCATCTGGTCTGCCTCCCCCCTCTAGTTCGGCATTAAAAACCACCTTGAATGTTGATGAAATCACCGATCTTGATTTGGAGGATGATACCGAAGAGCAACCTTCTCCGACAGTAGCTAGTTCATCTAAAATGAGGCTTGGGGTCACGATTCCGGAGAAGAACAAGAAACCAAAGACTGCACAAGTGATGCAAGAGGAGATTAGAAAGATTAGTTCTATTGCCCAGGCTTCACACACATCGTTTCAGTCTTTCCTAAAGAAAGATGAGACCGTTTCTGTTGCCTCTACCATGGATTTAGTTCCTGATTGTGGCGTAATAGACGGCACTGATGAGCATTTCATTGCAACTGAGCTCTTTCTGAAGAGAGAGCAAAGAGAGATGTTCTTGCACATGACATCCGACTCTCGAAAGGGTTGTCAATTTAGGCAAGTATTACCTTGTAGATGCCGGGTATCCTAA
- the LOC119314798 gene encoding L10-interacting MYB domain-containing protein-like isoform X2, which translates to MPSTHLTPSAYDEVGKEFLMRTGLEYTPKQVRNKWTKLKREYNTFKKLKLRETGGGWDFEKNTVKQDNEWWKKAKVDLPGCGKFKKHGLRNEEGLRILFEDISVDGTDHWNPASGLPPPSSSALKTTLNVDEITDLDLEDDTEEQPSPTVASSSKMRLGVTIPEKNKKPKTAQVMQEEIRKISSIAQASHTSFQSFLKKDETVSVASTMDLVPDCGVIDGTDEHFIATELFLKREQREMFLHMTSDSRKGCQFRQVLPCRCRVS; encoded by the exons ATGCCAAGCACTCATTTGACACCCAGTGCATATGATGAGGTGGGAAAGGAATTCTTGATGAGAACTGGACTTGAGTACACACCAAAGCAAGTGAGGAACAAATGGACCAAGCTAAAACGTGAGTACAACACATTCAAGAAGCTCAAGTTGCGCGAGACTGGAGGGGGTTGGGACTTTGAGAAAAACACTGTGAAACAAGATAATGAGTGGTGGAAAAAGGCAAAAGTT GACCTCCCAGGTTGTGGCAAGTTCAAGAAGCATGGACTTCGTAATGAAGAAGGTTTGCGCATCTTGTTTGAGGATATCAGTGTTGATGGCACTGACCATTGGAACCCTGCATCTGGTCTGCCTCCCCCCTCTAGTTCGGCATTAAAAACCACCTTGAATGTTGATGAAATCACCGATCTTGATTTGGAGGATGATACCGAAGAGCAACCTTCTCCGACAGTAGCTAGTTCATCTAAAATGAGGCTTGGGGTCACGATTCCGGAGAAGAACAAGAAACCAAAGACTGCACAAGTGATGCAAGAGGAGATTAGAAAGATTAGTTCTATTGCCCAGGCTTCACACACATCGTTTCAGTCTTTCCTAAAGAAAGATGAGACCGTTTCTGTTGCCTCTACCATGGATTTAGTTCCTGATTGTGGCGTAATAGACGGCACTGATGAGCATTTCATTGCAACTGAGCTCTTTCTGAAGAGAGAGCAAAGAGAGATGTTCTTGCACATGACATCCGACTCTCGAAAGGGTTGTCAATTTAGGCAAGTATTACCTTGTAGATGCCGGGTATCCTAA
- the LOC119314799 gene encoding aquaporin PIP2-5-like has protein sequence MAGAAHGKQSREAHGNNDIGVAKDYLDPPAVRLFDASELGQWSLYRAIIAEFMASLLFVYVSVATVIGHKRQTDAEACSGAGVLGIAWAFGGMIAVLVYCTAGISGGHVNPAVTFGLLLARKLSLPRAFLYTSAQCLGAICGAAMVRAVHGARYYELYGGGANEVAPGYTKAGGLLAEAAGTFVLVYTVFSATDPKRMARDTHVPVLAPLLIGFAVVVAHLATIPVTGTGINPARSLGAAVVYNNSKAWSEQWIFWVGPFSGAAVAMAYHQYILRGGAAAKPHFNFDNGFRRLGC, from the coding sequence ATGGCCGGCGCTGCACATGGCAAGCAGAGTAGAGAGGCCCATGGTAACAACGATATCGGCGTCGCCAAGGACTACCTCGACCCTCCGGCGGTGCGGCTGTTCGACGCCAGCGAGCTTGGCCAGTGGTCCCTGTACCGCGCCATCATCGCCGAGTTCATGGCCAGTCTGCTCTTCGTCTACGTCTCCGTCGCCACCGTGATCGGCCACAAGCGGCAGACGGACGCGGAAGCGTGCAGCGGCGCCGGCGTGCTGGGCATCGCGTGGGCCTTCGGCGGCATGATCGCCGTCCTCGTCTACTGCACCGCCGGCATCTCCGGCGGCCACGTCAACCCCGCCGTGACGTTCGGGCTGCTGCTGGCGAGGAAGCTGTCGCTCCCCCGCGCCTTCCTCTACACGTCGGCGCAGTGCCTCGGCGCCATCTGCGGCGCGGCGATGGTCAGGGCCGTGCACGGCGCGCGGTACTACGAGCTCTACGGCGGCGGCGCCAACGAGGTCGCGCCGGGATACACGAAGGCTGGGGGGCTGCTGGCCGAGGCGGCCGGCACCTTCGTCCTCGTGTACACCGTGTTCTCGGCCACCGACCCGAAGCGCATGGCGCGGGACACCCACGTGCCGGTGCTGGCGCCGCTGCTCATCGGGTTCGCGGTGGTGGTGGCGCACCTGGCCACCATCCCCGTCACCGGCACCGGGATCAACCCGGCGAGGAGCCTGGGTGCCGCCGTGGTGTACAACAACAGCAAGGCGTGGAGCGAGCAGTGGATCTTCTGGGTCGGGCCGTTCTCCggcgccgccgtggccatggcGTACCACCAGTACATCCTCAGGGGCGGTGCCGCCGCCAAGCCACACTTCAACTTCGACAATGGATTCCGACGCCTCGGCTGTTGA